The following are encoded in a window of Bos indicus isolate NIAB-ARS_2022 breed Sahiwal x Tharparkar chromosome 7, NIAB-ARS_B.indTharparkar_mat_pri_1.0, whole genome shotgun sequence genomic DNA:
- the SLC44A2 gene encoding choline transporter-like protein 2 isoform X2, translated as MGGAGPGPGRGAAARGASSPAGLGSRWPGHPSPPAAAMVDERKDGSYGTPQKYDPAFRGPIYNRGCTDIICCVFLFLAIVGYVAVGIIAWTHGDPRKVIYPTDSRGQFCGQKGTKNENKPFLFYFNIVKCASPLVLLEFQCPTPQICVEKCPSRYLTYLNAHASEDFEYYKQYCLPGFQKNKGVAEVLRDGDCPAVLIPSKPFAQRCFPAVHAHKGILMVGNETTYEDGLGSRKNITELVEGAKKASGILEARQLAMRIFEDYTVSWYWIIIGLIIAMVLSLLFIILLRFLAGIMVWVMIVMVILVLGYGILHCYMEYARLRGEAGSDVSLVDLGFQTDFRVYLHLRQTWVAFMIILSIVEVIIILLLIFLRKRILIAIALIKEASRAVGYVMCSLLYPLVTFFLLCLCIAYWASTAIFLSTSNEAVYKIFNETSCPVAGKTCNPETFPSSNESRLCPGAHCQFAFYGGESTYHRALLGLQIFNVFMFFWLANFVLALGQVTLAGAFASYYWAMNKPDDLPAFPLFSAFGRALRYHTGSLAFGSLLLAIVQVIRVILEYLDQRLKAAENKFAKFLMSCLKCCFWCLEKFIKFLNRNAYIMIAIYGTNFCTSARNAFFLLMRNIIRVAVLDKVTDFLFLLGKLLIVGSVGILAFFFFTHRIRIVQDTAPSLNYYWVPVVTVVIGSYLIAHGFFSVYGMCVDTLFLCFLEDLERNDGTPERPYFMSLTLKKILNKTNKRQAEA; from the exons GAACACCGCAGAAGTATGACCCCGCCTTCAGAGGACCCATTTACAACAG AGGCTGCACAGATATCATTTGCTGTGTCTTCCTCTTCCTGGCTATTGTGGGTTATGTAGCTGTAGGCATCATAG CTTGGACCCATGGAGACCCTCGAAAGGTGATCTACCCCACTGACAGCCGAGGCCAATTCTGCGGGCAGAAGGGCACGAAGAATGA GAACAAACCCTTCCTGTTTTATTTCAACATCGTGAAGTGTGCTAGCCCCCTGGTCCTGCTGGAATTCCAGTGTCCCACCCCCCAG ATTTGTGTGGAGAAATGTCCCAGCCGTTACCTCACCTACCTGAATGCTCATGCATCTGAGGACTTTGAGTACTACAAGCAGTACTGTTTACCTGGCTTCCAGAAAAACAAG GGTGTGGCTGAAGTCCTTCGAGATGGAGACTGCCCCGCTGTCCTCATTCCCAGCAAACCCT TTGCCCAGCGATGTTTCCCGGCTGTCCATGCCCACAAGGGGATCCTCATGGTGGGCAACGAGACAACCTACGAGGATGGGCTTGGCTCTCGGAAAAACATCACGGAGCTGGTGGAAGGCGCCAA GAAGGCCAGTGGAATCCTGGAGGCTCGGCAGCTGGCCATGAGGATATTTGAAGATTACACAGTCTCCTGGTACTGGATTATCAT AGGCCTGATTATTGCCATGGTGCTGAGCCTCCTGTTCATCATCCTGCTCCGATTCTTGGCTGGCATTATGGTCTGGGTGATGATCGTCATGGTGATCCTGGTCCTAGGCTACG GAATACTGCATTGCTACATGGAGTATGCTCGGCTGCGTGGTGAGGCTGGCTCTGACGTCTCCCTGGTGGACCTTGGCTTCCAGACGGACTTCCGAGTGTACCTGCACTTGCGGCAGACCTGGGTGGCCTTCA TGATCATTCTGAGCATCGTTGAGGTTATTATCATCTTGCTGCTCATTTTTCTACGGAAGAGAATTCTCATTGCCATCGCACTCATCAAAGAAGCCAGCAG GGCTGTGGGATACGTGATGTGCTCCTTGCTGTACCCACTGGTCACCTTCTTCCTGCTGTGCCTTTGCATCGCCTACTGGGCTAGCACTGCTAT CTTCCTGTCCACTTCCAACGAAGCTGTCTATAAGATCTTCAATGAGACCAGCTGCCCAGTTGCTGGGAAAACCTGCAACCCCGAG ACCTTCCCCTCCTCCAATGAATCCCGCCTGTGTCCTGGAGCCCACTGCCAGTTCGCCTTCTATGGTGGTGAATCGACCTACCACCGGGCCCTGTTGGGCCTGCAGATCTTCAACGTCTTCATGTTCTTCTGGCTGGCCAACTTCGTGCTGGCACTGGGCCAGGTCACACTAGCCGGGGCGTTTGCCTCCTACTACTGGGCCATGAACAAGCCGGATGATTTGCCTGCCTTCCCGCTCTTCTCTGCCTTTGGCCGGGCGCTCAG GTATCACACAGGCTCCCTGGCCTTTGGCTCCCTCCTTCTGGCCATCGTGCAGGTCATCCGAGTGATACTGGAGTACTTGGATCAGCGCTTGAAAG CGGCAGAGAACAAGTTTGCAAAGTTCCTCATGAGCTGTCTCAAATGCTGCTTTTGGTGTCTGGAGAAATTCATCAAATTCCTCAACAGAAACGCCTACATCATG ATTGCCATCTACGGCACCAACTTCTGCACCTCAGCCAGAAACGCCTTCTTCCTGCTCATGAGAAACATCATCAG GGTGGCTGTCCTGGATAAAGTCACCGACTTCCTCTTCCTGTTGGGCAAACTTCTGATAGTCGGTAGCGTGG GGATCCTggctttcttcttcttcactCACCGAATCAGGATCGTGCAGGACACAGCACCATCCCTCAATTATTACTGGGTCCCTGTAGTG ACGGTGGTCATTGGCTCCTACCTGATCGCCCATGGCTTCTTCAGTGTCTATGGCATGTGTGTGGACAcacttttcctctgtttct TGGAGGACCTGGAGAGGAACGATGGGACACCCGAGAGGCCTTACTTCATGTCTCTCACCCTGAAGAAGATCTTGAACAAGACCAACAAGAGGCAGGCGGAGGCCTag
- the SLC44A2 gene encoding choline transporter-like protein 2 isoform X3: MGKEQQLYYGKHGTPQKYDPAFRGPIYNRGCTDIICCVFLFLAIVGYVAVGIIAWTHGDPRKVIYPTDSRGQFCGQKGTKNENKPFLFYFNIVKCASPLVLLEFQCPTPQICVEKCPSRYLTYLNAHASEDFEYYKQYCLPGFQKNKGVAEVLRDGDCPAVLIPSKPFAQRCFPAVHAHKGILMVGNETTYEDGLGSRKNITELVEGAKKASGILEARQLAMRIFEDYTVSWYWIIIGLIIAMVLSLLFIILLRFLAGIMVWVMIVMVILVLGYGILHCYMEYARLRGEAGSDVSLVDLGFQTDFRVYLHLRQTWVAFMIILSIVEVIIILLLIFLRKRILIAIALIKEASRAVGYVMCSLLYPLVTFFLLCLCIAYWASTAIFLSTSNEAVYKIFNETSCPVAGKTCNPETFPSSNESRLCPGAHCQFAFYGGESTYHRALLGLQIFNVFMFFWLANFVLALGQVTLAGAFASYYWAMNKPDDLPAFPLFSAFGRALRYHTGSLAFGSLLLAIVQVIRVILEYLDQRLKAAENKFAKFLMSCLKCCFWCLEKFIKFLNRNAYIMIAIYGTNFCTSARNAFFLLMRNIIRVAVLDKVTDFLFLLGKLLIVGSVGILAFFFFTHRIRIVQDTAPSLNYYWVPVVTVVIGSYLIAHGFFSVYGMCVDTLFLCFCEDLERNDGSQERPYFMSPELRDILLKGSAEEGKRAEVEE, encoded by the exons atggggaaggagcAGCAGCTTTATTACGGGAAGCACG GAACACCGCAGAAGTATGACCCCGCCTTCAGAGGACCCATTTACAACAG AGGCTGCACAGATATCATTTGCTGTGTCTTCCTCTTCCTGGCTATTGTGGGTTATGTAGCTGTAGGCATCATAG CTTGGACCCATGGAGACCCTCGAAAGGTGATCTACCCCACTGACAGCCGAGGCCAATTCTGCGGGCAGAAGGGCACGAAGAATGA GAACAAACCCTTCCTGTTTTATTTCAACATCGTGAAGTGTGCTAGCCCCCTGGTCCTGCTGGAATTCCAGTGTCCCACCCCCCAG ATTTGTGTGGAGAAATGTCCCAGCCGTTACCTCACCTACCTGAATGCTCATGCATCTGAGGACTTTGAGTACTACAAGCAGTACTGTTTACCTGGCTTCCAGAAAAACAAG GGTGTGGCTGAAGTCCTTCGAGATGGAGACTGCCCCGCTGTCCTCATTCCCAGCAAACCCT TTGCCCAGCGATGTTTCCCGGCTGTCCATGCCCACAAGGGGATCCTCATGGTGGGCAACGAGACAACCTACGAGGATGGGCTTGGCTCTCGGAAAAACATCACGGAGCTGGTGGAAGGCGCCAA GAAGGCCAGTGGAATCCTGGAGGCTCGGCAGCTGGCCATGAGGATATTTGAAGATTACACAGTCTCCTGGTACTGGATTATCAT AGGCCTGATTATTGCCATGGTGCTGAGCCTCCTGTTCATCATCCTGCTCCGATTCTTGGCTGGCATTATGGTCTGGGTGATGATCGTCATGGTGATCCTGGTCCTAGGCTACG GAATACTGCATTGCTACATGGAGTATGCTCGGCTGCGTGGTGAGGCTGGCTCTGACGTCTCCCTGGTGGACCTTGGCTTCCAGACGGACTTCCGAGTGTACCTGCACTTGCGGCAGACCTGGGTGGCCTTCA TGATCATTCTGAGCATCGTTGAGGTTATTATCATCTTGCTGCTCATTTTTCTACGGAAGAGAATTCTCATTGCCATCGCACTCATCAAAGAAGCCAGCAG GGCTGTGGGATACGTGATGTGCTCCTTGCTGTACCCACTGGTCACCTTCTTCCTGCTGTGCCTTTGCATCGCCTACTGGGCTAGCACTGCTAT CTTCCTGTCCACTTCCAACGAAGCTGTCTATAAGATCTTCAATGAGACCAGCTGCCCAGTTGCTGGGAAAACCTGCAACCCCGAG ACCTTCCCCTCCTCCAATGAATCCCGCCTGTGTCCTGGAGCCCACTGCCAGTTCGCCTTCTATGGTGGTGAATCGACCTACCACCGGGCCCTGTTGGGCCTGCAGATCTTCAACGTCTTCATGTTCTTCTGGCTGGCCAACTTCGTGCTGGCACTGGGCCAGGTCACACTAGCCGGGGCGTTTGCCTCCTACTACTGGGCCATGAACAAGCCGGATGATTTGCCTGCCTTCCCGCTCTTCTCTGCCTTTGGCCGGGCGCTCAG GTATCACACAGGCTCCCTGGCCTTTGGCTCCCTCCTTCTGGCCATCGTGCAGGTCATCCGAGTGATACTGGAGTACTTGGATCAGCGCTTGAAAG CGGCAGAGAACAAGTTTGCAAAGTTCCTCATGAGCTGTCTCAAATGCTGCTTTTGGTGTCTGGAGAAATTCATCAAATTCCTCAACAGAAACGCCTACATCATG ATTGCCATCTACGGCACCAACTTCTGCACCTCAGCCAGAAACGCCTTCTTCCTGCTCATGAGAAACATCATCAG GGTGGCTGTCCTGGATAAAGTCACCGACTTCCTCTTCCTGTTGGGCAAACTTCTGATAGTCGGTAGCGTGG GGATCCTggctttcttcttcttcactCACCGAATCAGGATCGTGCAGGACACAGCACCATCCCTCAATTATTACTGGGTCCCTGTAGTG ACGGTGGTCATTGGCTCCTACCTGATCGCCCATGGCTTCTTCAGTGTCTATGGCATGTGTGTGGACAcacttttcctctgtttct GTGAGGACCTGGAAAGAAATGACGGCTCTCAGGAGCGACCCTACTTCATGTCGCCCGAGCTGAGAGACATCCTGTTGAAGGGGAGTGCGGAGGAGGGGAAGCGGGCAGAAGTCGAGGAGTAG
- the SLC44A2 gene encoding choline transporter-like protein 2 isoform X4: MGKEQQLYYGKHGTPQKYDPAFRGPIYNRGCTDIICCVFLFLAIVGYVAVGIIAWTHGDPRKVIYPTDSRGQFCGQKGTKNENKPFLFYFNIVKCASPLVLLEFQCPTPQICVEKCPSRYLTYLNAHASEDFEYYKQYCLPGFQKNKGVAEVLRDGDCPAVLIPSKPFAQRCFPAVHAHKGILMVGNETTYEDGLGSRKNITELVEGAKKASGILEARQLAMRIFEDYTVSWYWIIIGLIIAMVLSLLFIILLRFLAGIMVWVMIVMVILVLGYGILHCYMEYARLRGEAGSDVSLVDLGFQTDFRVYLHLRQTWVAFMIILSIVEVIIILLLIFLRKRILIAIALIKEASRAVGYVMCSLLYPLVTFFLLCLCIAYWASTAIFLSTSNEAVYKIFNETSCPVAGKTCNPETFPSSNESRLCPGAHCQFAFYGGESTYHRALLGLQIFNVFMFFWLANFVLALGQVTLAGAFASYYWAMNKPDDLPAFPLFSAFGRALRYHTGSLAFGSLLLAIVQVIRVILEYLDQRLKAAENKFAKFLMSCLKCCFWCLEKFIKFLNRNAYIMIAIYGTNFCTSARNAFFLLMRNIIRVAVLDKVTDFLFLLGKLLIVGSVGILAFFFFTHRIRIVQDTAPSLNYYWVPVVTVVIGSYLIAHGFFSVYGMCVDTLFLCFLEDLERNDGTPERPYFMSLTLKKILNKTNKRQAEA, from the exons atggggaaggagcAGCAGCTTTATTACGGGAAGCACG GAACACCGCAGAAGTATGACCCCGCCTTCAGAGGACCCATTTACAACAG AGGCTGCACAGATATCATTTGCTGTGTCTTCCTCTTCCTGGCTATTGTGGGTTATGTAGCTGTAGGCATCATAG CTTGGACCCATGGAGACCCTCGAAAGGTGATCTACCCCACTGACAGCCGAGGCCAATTCTGCGGGCAGAAGGGCACGAAGAATGA GAACAAACCCTTCCTGTTTTATTTCAACATCGTGAAGTGTGCTAGCCCCCTGGTCCTGCTGGAATTCCAGTGTCCCACCCCCCAG ATTTGTGTGGAGAAATGTCCCAGCCGTTACCTCACCTACCTGAATGCTCATGCATCTGAGGACTTTGAGTACTACAAGCAGTACTGTTTACCTGGCTTCCAGAAAAACAAG GGTGTGGCTGAAGTCCTTCGAGATGGAGACTGCCCCGCTGTCCTCATTCCCAGCAAACCCT TTGCCCAGCGATGTTTCCCGGCTGTCCATGCCCACAAGGGGATCCTCATGGTGGGCAACGAGACAACCTACGAGGATGGGCTTGGCTCTCGGAAAAACATCACGGAGCTGGTGGAAGGCGCCAA GAAGGCCAGTGGAATCCTGGAGGCTCGGCAGCTGGCCATGAGGATATTTGAAGATTACACAGTCTCCTGGTACTGGATTATCAT AGGCCTGATTATTGCCATGGTGCTGAGCCTCCTGTTCATCATCCTGCTCCGATTCTTGGCTGGCATTATGGTCTGGGTGATGATCGTCATGGTGATCCTGGTCCTAGGCTACG GAATACTGCATTGCTACATGGAGTATGCTCGGCTGCGTGGTGAGGCTGGCTCTGACGTCTCCCTGGTGGACCTTGGCTTCCAGACGGACTTCCGAGTGTACCTGCACTTGCGGCAGACCTGGGTGGCCTTCA TGATCATTCTGAGCATCGTTGAGGTTATTATCATCTTGCTGCTCATTTTTCTACGGAAGAGAATTCTCATTGCCATCGCACTCATCAAAGAAGCCAGCAG GGCTGTGGGATACGTGATGTGCTCCTTGCTGTACCCACTGGTCACCTTCTTCCTGCTGTGCCTTTGCATCGCCTACTGGGCTAGCACTGCTAT CTTCCTGTCCACTTCCAACGAAGCTGTCTATAAGATCTTCAATGAGACCAGCTGCCCAGTTGCTGGGAAAACCTGCAACCCCGAG ACCTTCCCCTCCTCCAATGAATCCCGCCTGTGTCCTGGAGCCCACTGCCAGTTCGCCTTCTATGGTGGTGAATCGACCTACCACCGGGCCCTGTTGGGCCTGCAGATCTTCAACGTCTTCATGTTCTTCTGGCTGGCCAACTTCGTGCTGGCACTGGGCCAGGTCACACTAGCCGGGGCGTTTGCCTCCTACTACTGGGCCATGAACAAGCCGGATGATTTGCCTGCCTTCCCGCTCTTCTCTGCCTTTGGCCGGGCGCTCAG GTATCACACAGGCTCCCTGGCCTTTGGCTCCCTCCTTCTGGCCATCGTGCAGGTCATCCGAGTGATACTGGAGTACTTGGATCAGCGCTTGAAAG CGGCAGAGAACAAGTTTGCAAAGTTCCTCATGAGCTGTCTCAAATGCTGCTTTTGGTGTCTGGAGAAATTCATCAAATTCCTCAACAGAAACGCCTACATCATG ATTGCCATCTACGGCACCAACTTCTGCACCTCAGCCAGAAACGCCTTCTTCCTGCTCATGAGAAACATCATCAG GGTGGCTGTCCTGGATAAAGTCACCGACTTCCTCTTCCTGTTGGGCAAACTTCTGATAGTCGGTAGCGTGG GGATCCTggctttcttcttcttcactCACCGAATCAGGATCGTGCAGGACACAGCACCATCCCTCAATTATTACTGGGTCCCTGTAGTG ACGGTGGTCATTGGCTCCTACCTGATCGCCCATGGCTTCTTCAGTGTCTATGGCATGTGTGTGGACAcacttttcctctgtttct TGGAGGACCTGGAGAGGAACGATGGGACACCCGAGAGGCCTTACTTCATGTCTCTCACCCTGAAGAAGATCTTGAACAAGACCAACAAGAGGCAGGCGGAGGCCTag
- the SLC44A2 gene encoding choline transporter-like protein 2 isoform X1 produces the protein MGGAGPGPGRGAAARGASSPAGLGSRWPGHPSPPAAAMVDERKDGSYGTPQKYDPAFRGPIYNRGCTDIICCVFLFLAIVGYVAVGIIAWTHGDPRKVIYPTDSRGQFCGQKGTKNENKPFLFYFNIVKCASPLVLLEFQCPTPQICVEKCPSRYLTYLNAHASEDFEYYKQYCLPGFQKNKGVAEVLRDGDCPAVLIPSKPFAQRCFPAVHAHKGILMVGNETTYEDGLGSRKNITELVEGAKKASGILEARQLAMRIFEDYTVSWYWIIIGLIIAMVLSLLFIILLRFLAGIMVWVMIVMVILVLGYGILHCYMEYARLRGEAGSDVSLVDLGFQTDFRVYLHLRQTWVAFMIILSIVEVIIILLLIFLRKRILIAIALIKEASRAVGYVMCSLLYPLVTFFLLCLCIAYWASTAIFLSTSNEAVYKIFNETSCPVAGKTCNPETFPSSNESRLCPGAHCQFAFYGGESTYHRALLGLQIFNVFMFFWLANFVLALGQVTLAGAFASYYWAMNKPDDLPAFPLFSAFGRALRYHTGSLAFGSLLLAIVQVIRVILEYLDQRLKAAENKFAKFLMSCLKCCFWCLEKFIKFLNRNAYIMIAIYGTNFCTSARNAFFLLMRNIIRVAVLDKVTDFLFLLGKLLIVGSVGILAFFFFTHRIRIVQDTAPSLNYYWVPVVTVVIGSYLIAHGFFSVYGMCVDTLFLCFCEDLERNDGSQERPYFMSPELRDILLKGSAEEGKRAEVEE, from the exons GAACACCGCAGAAGTATGACCCCGCCTTCAGAGGACCCATTTACAACAG AGGCTGCACAGATATCATTTGCTGTGTCTTCCTCTTCCTGGCTATTGTGGGTTATGTAGCTGTAGGCATCATAG CTTGGACCCATGGAGACCCTCGAAAGGTGATCTACCCCACTGACAGCCGAGGCCAATTCTGCGGGCAGAAGGGCACGAAGAATGA GAACAAACCCTTCCTGTTTTATTTCAACATCGTGAAGTGTGCTAGCCCCCTGGTCCTGCTGGAATTCCAGTGTCCCACCCCCCAG ATTTGTGTGGAGAAATGTCCCAGCCGTTACCTCACCTACCTGAATGCTCATGCATCTGAGGACTTTGAGTACTACAAGCAGTACTGTTTACCTGGCTTCCAGAAAAACAAG GGTGTGGCTGAAGTCCTTCGAGATGGAGACTGCCCCGCTGTCCTCATTCCCAGCAAACCCT TTGCCCAGCGATGTTTCCCGGCTGTCCATGCCCACAAGGGGATCCTCATGGTGGGCAACGAGACAACCTACGAGGATGGGCTTGGCTCTCGGAAAAACATCACGGAGCTGGTGGAAGGCGCCAA GAAGGCCAGTGGAATCCTGGAGGCTCGGCAGCTGGCCATGAGGATATTTGAAGATTACACAGTCTCCTGGTACTGGATTATCAT AGGCCTGATTATTGCCATGGTGCTGAGCCTCCTGTTCATCATCCTGCTCCGATTCTTGGCTGGCATTATGGTCTGGGTGATGATCGTCATGGTGATCCTGGTCCTAGGCTACG GAATACTGCATTGCTACATGGAGTATGCTCGGCTGCGTGGTGAGGCTGGCTCTGACGTCTCCCTGGTGGACCTTGGCTTCCAGACGGACTTCCGAGTGTACCTGCACTTGCGGCAGACCTGGGTGGCCTTCA TGATCATTCTGAGCATCGTTGAGGTTATTATCATCTTGCTGCTCATTTTTCTACGGAAGAGAATTCTCATTGCCATCGCACTCATCAAAGAAGCCAGCAG GGCTGTGGGATACGTGATGTGCTCCTTGCTGTACCCACTGGTCACCTTCTTCCTGCTGTGCCTTTGCATCGCCTACTGGGCTAGCACTGCTAT CTTCCTGTCCACTTCCAACGAAGCTGTCTATAAGATCTTCAATGAGACCAGCTGCCCAGTTGCTGGGAAAACCTGCAACCCCGAG ACCTTCCCCTCCTCCAATGAATCCCGCCTGTGTCCTGGAGCCCACTGCCAGTTCGCCTTCTATGGTGGTGAATCGACCTACCACCGGGCCCTGTTGGGCCTGCAGATCTTCAACGTCTTCATGTTCTTCTGGCTGGCCAACTTCGTGCTGGCACTGGGCCAGGTCACACTAGCCGGGGCGTTTGCCTCCTACTACTGGGCCATGAACAAGCCGGATGATTTGCCTGCCTTCCCGCTCTTCTCTGCCTTTGGCCGGGCGCTCAG GTATCACACAGGCTCCCTGGCCTTTGGCTCCCTCCTTCTGGCCATCGTGCAGGTCATCCGAGTGATACTGGAGTACTTGGATCAGCGCTTGAAAG CGGCAGAGAACAAGTTTGCAAAGTTCCTCATGAGCTGTCTCAAATGCTGCTTTTGGTGTCTGGAGAAATTCATCAAATTCCTCAACAGAAACGCCTACATCATG ATTGCCATCTACGGCACCAACTTCTGCACCTCAGCCAGAAACGCCTTCTTCCTGCTCATGAGAAACATCATCAG GGTGGCTGTCCTGGATAAAGTCACCGACTTCCTCTTCCTGTTGGGCAAACTTCTGATAGTCGGTAGCGTGG GGATCCTggctttcttcttcttcactCACCGAATCAGGATCGTGCAGGACACAGCACCATCCCTCAATTATTACTGGGTCCCTGTAGTG ACGGTGGTCATTGGCTCCTACCTGATCGCCCATGGCTTCTTCAGTGTCTATGGCATGTGTGTGGACAcacttttcctctgtttct GTGAGGACCTGGAAAGAAATGACGGCTCTCAGGAGCGACCCTACTTCATGTCGCCCGAGCTGAGAGACATCCTGTTGAAGGGGAGTGCGGAGGAGGGGAAGCGGGCAGAAGTCGAGGAGTAG